The genomic window ATTGAAATGACTCTAAACTCTGCGGTTCCTTCCTTCCACGACAACTGGTTCCGCTAAATATCTAATCCTCTCCATGATGCGCCGCGCTTTCATTTTCTCTTCTTCTCCTCTCTGACTGTAGGATAAATGATGTTCCAATCCCTGAAAGTCAAAATTAGAAGTAAAGAAAGTAGGCAGGCTTTCGAGCATTCGAAATTGCAGAATCGGTCCCATGACCTCATCTCTCGTCCAGCTAGACATCGTTTCTGCACCAATATCATCAAACATAAGGACAGGCACTTTTTTGATCGTCTCAATCTTTTCATTAAGAGTAGAATCAGCAATGGAGCTTTTCAGTTCCCTTAAAAGTTCGGGAACATACACAATCATTGATGATACTTCTTTCTTAGCCAATTCATTAGCAATAACTCCAAGTAAGTATGACTTTCCAACTCCGAATTTCCCATAAAAATACAAACCCTTCTGTCTAGAGTCAGGTTTATAATTCATAATAAATGAAGCTGCCTTCTGTACTGCATCAATTCTTTCATCATCCTCGTAAATCGAATCAAAGGAAGCCTCAAGGATATCTCTTGGAACGTACAAGCTTTGAATTAATTTTTCATTTTTGCGTTTCTCATCGTCCATAACCTTTCGAGGACATTTGTCGTAATGTAATTCAATGCTGCCTCTTCCTATAACAAGCTTTGGATGATAGCCCTTCATGAAATTCACACATCCATCTAAGCTAGGACATCTATTGCATTCCTTACTCTGATTAGAATATTCATAAAGCTTTGCCATGCTTTTTTCAATAATATTACCTGTTAATTCGTCTTCATGGCTTTTCAGGAAGGCCTTTACATCTGGATGATTCAACGTTTCTCTCCGCTGTTTCTCATATCTTTTCTGAAAATCCTCTTTGCCGGCCAAACGTTTTAATGTATCATTAATTCTCTCCATTATTCAGCCCCCTTGCCTGAACGTAATTTCTTTAAAGTTTCCTGCAGCTCTCTTTTCTTCAATTGAATATCCTCGTCATGGTCTTTATTAACGGAGGCCAGATCTGGTGCTCCTGTTTCCTCGAACCAGTCTGGAAGCATCTCTGTTCGGATTGGTTTCTTTTTCGCGGACGAGCTGGATGCTCTCTTTTTACTTCCGTCTCCCCATTCTATATATTGTCTATGTTCATTTTTGGCCAGTTCCATTGCTTCTTTTGCCGTTTTTATTTGTTTTCTAGCCCAATGACTTGCAATCTTTTCTACATATCCTTTTGTAAACTTCATATCTGACTTGAGCAATACAAATTGAATTAAGACGTTTACTACACCTGGTAATAGTTTTTGATTAAACATAACGTCTTCAATAATTTTTAAATCAGCTTTGGAAGGCTCGGCCCCTCCTGAGAGATCTTTTAATACCTGCCTCGGAGATGAAACTTCTAATGCTCGCAGCAATTTTCCTTCCTTCGTTTCCGGATCCTTTAATTGCGTTCGCTCGGCAATAGGCTGTACTCGGTCAACAAGGGATGGGAGCTGATCCTGATGCTGAAATTGGTACCAATCACGTGCAGATTTTCGTAAATTTTCAATATTGATCTCATTTTCTTCTGTAATCGCGCTCATTACGATATTCTTCATTTGAATCGGATCAATGCCGTATAAAAAAGCAAGATTACTGATGGCACCTTTAACTTTTTTAGTGAAGGCCGCTTTTGAAATAAGCGACTCATTCAAGCCAGCTTCTAATAGTGTAAAGTTAAATGTATCATGGTTTATTTGAATAGGGTCCTGCTCGTTCCTGGCAATGAACTCCTGCCCCTCAGAGGCAGTCAGCGATTGTTCGGCTTCTAAATCATAAGTAATATAGTTCATATGGCTTGTCATATAAACATCTTGAAATGACTTCGTTACTTCTTGATAATTTTCCTTAGAATTCACCTTATCTTCTGAAAAAAAACGTTTTAGTCTAGAAAATTGATTTTTTCCAATTTTTTTGTACAAAAATATATTAAGCATCCCATCTAAGAAAAATTGTTCTGGTGTAAGCGGAGGAATTAATTCATAAATAAAGGATCGGGAGTCTTCATCTTTTTTTTCATAAACCTTTAGCAGCCCTATGCCTTCTAGTTTAATCCGTGCCCTGTAGATGTCATTCAATCCTAGATCCATAAAATTCATTAGGCTATGATGTGTATTCGAGCTTGACCATAAACGATTTTCCTCTAGTTCAGACCATAAAGTCATGTATAAACTGAAACAGGTAGTGCCTATTAAAGGCTGATACAAAAAGGTCAGCACTTTCCGGTCGTATTCATGCAAGAGCCCGCTTGAGGCAACTGCATATCTATCAATCGGCAGCATTTCCTGCCAATGCTGGACCATTGTCATCATCCTTTCATTAATAAGTTCACAAGGCTGATTTCGCTGCAGGCATCCGCTTTCCGCTCAAAGCGGTAACGAAGGCCTCACTTAAAAAGAGCTAAAGATTCCTTTAGCTCAAAACGTGCCCCTCTTATTCCTTTTCTTTCTTGATCAATTCTTTCAATTCATCAATAAAGACATTGATATCTTTAAACTGACGATAAACTGAGGCAAATCTAACGTAGGCGACATCATCGATTTTAGCCAGCCTGTCCATGACCATTTCACCAACAGCTTCACTTGGAATTTCAGAGACACCATTACTGCGGAGTTCCTTCTCAACACTTGAAGTAATTTCTTCTAGCTCTTTCAAGGCAACAGGCCGTTTTTCACAAGCTTTAATAAGACCCCGTAATATTTTATCACGGCTAAATTCTTCCCTTGTTCCTTCTTTTTTGACGACAATAAGCGGAATTTCCTCAACCTTCTCAAAGGTAGTGAAGCGATATCCGCAGGCTTCGCATTCCCGTCTTCGCCGAATAGAACGGTAGTCATCAACAGGACGAGAATCAAGTACACGTGTATTGTTATTTTGACATGAAGGACATTTCATTCAATCAGCTCCGGATTCTTTTCATTCAAAATGCTCAGGTACTATTATTGTACTATTTTTTAGATAAAACCCCAATAGTAATGAGTGCAAAAATGTGCAAATAAAAAGAGGTGTAATAAATACACCTCTGGATTTTCATGCCTTTTAGTTTTTATAAAGCATTAGCTTGCGCTTGTTTAACTTGAACTGGACCCATCCCGCGCGGAATTTCGATATTCTCACACGTTTCTGCACCTAACGCCTCTGCAATATAGTTTGCAGCAATGCTAGGGTCAAGATCTCCACACGTATATACATCAATGCTGGCATAACCATGCTCAGGAAAGCTGTGAATAGTTAAATGCGATTCAGAGATGATAACAACTCCGCTCACACCCTGTGGTGCAAACTTATGAAATGCCACCTCTCGAATTTCAGCACCTGATTTTAATGCTGCATCCACAAAAGTACGCTCAATAAAATCCATATCATTTAACTTTTCAAAATCGCATCCCCAAAGTTCTGAGATTACGTGACGACCCATCGTTTCCATATTCAAATTTCCCCCTTTAACAATGATAATGACATTCTACATTTCCAGATAACTACCACGGGGGAAAGTTAGTCCAAAGAGGTCCTAACCCTTTAAGTAGCTACTATAAACAAAATAATAGAAGTTCACGAGGACTAGTATACTTTGTTTATTTTCTTTTTGCAATACGAATTCTAGAAATTTGTTAAAGGGTCAACTAAGTCCTGATAAAAATACGCCCAAAAGGGGGAATGACATTCGATTTTACAAGAGATAGATATGATTTTAAAAAATATAGGCCTGCCAATTTGGCAGGCCTAAATAAAGCTGCAAAGCGCGCTTTCCTTTACCCTACATTTACTGCAGAAGATTTACGAAGCTCCTGTGCAACATATTTTGTTAGATCTACTACTCGGCAAGAGTAGCCCCATTCATTGTCATACCATGCTAAAACCTTCACTTTATTCGTTCCAATGACCATTGTAGATAACCCATCAATGATAGCAGAGTGCGGATTAGTGTTAAAGTCGATAGAAACTAATGGCTCATCTGTAATATCCAAGATACCTTTAAGAGCACCCTCGGAAGCTTGTTCAAATGCTGCATTGACTTGGTCAACAGTTACATCAGATTTAAGATCCACTACAAGGTCAACAAGAGAAACGTTTGGCGTTGGTACACGTAAAGCCATTCCATGAAGCTTGCCTTTTAAATGTGGAAGTACTAATGTTAACGCTTTAGCTGCACCTGTTGATGTTGGAATAATAGATTGTGCACAAGCACGTGCACGGCGTAAATCCTTATGTGGATTGTCAATATTATTCTGATCGTTTGTATAAGCATGAACTGTAGTCATTAATCCATTTTCAATGCCAAATTGCTCGTCAAGTACTTTTGCAACAGGCGCTAAGCAATTAGTTGTACAAGAAGCATTTGAAATAATATCATGCTCTGCAATGTTTAATGCGCTTTCATTCACACCCATAACAATCGTGACGTCTTCATTTTTTCCTGGAGCTGTTAAAATAACTTTCTTAGCACCCGCTTCTAAATGAAGAGCTGCTTTATCGCGAGAGTTAAATTTACCAGTTGCTTCAATGACAATATCTATATTTAATTCTTTCCAAGGAAGCTCCTGCGGATTACGATTGCTTAATAATTGTACACGCTTGCCGTTGACAATTAGTGCTCCATCTTCTGGAATTACTTCTCCTTCAAATCGGCCATGATTTGTGTCATATTTAATTAAGTGTGCCAATGTTTCAGCTGGATAGCTTGCATTTACGGCAACCACATCAAGTTTATCATCAAGAATGGCTTTTCTAAATACCATTCGTCCAATTCTTCCAAAACCGTTAATTGCAATTTTCGCTTTCATTTTACGGCCCCTTCCGCATAAGTGTTATACTTAATATCCTAATCAGATGTTATTAGTATAACATATTAGTAGACATTTGTAATGATTAAAATGTGGAAAATAAATGTTTTAAAATTCTGATTTATCGACAAATTGATATTTACTGAATTGCAAAGAAAAAGAGCCCTAAGGCTCCTATATAGCATTCCATTTTTTCAATATCTCAATAAGCTGCTGCTCCGTTTCCATTATGGTTCCGTTATTATTAATGACTGCATCTGCAAGCTGAACCTTTTCCTTAAGCGGCATTTGCGAATTAATTCGTGCCATTGCATCTGCTTTAGTAAACTGATTACGCTTCATTAACCGATCCAATTGAACATCCTCATCCACAAATACTAAAATGGTTTTATCAACCATATAGGTCAGCTTGCTTTCGAATAATAATGGAATATCGAGAATGACAAGGTTCTCACCATTAGCTATTGCTTGTTCCTTCTTCCATACCATTCTTTTTCTAACTGCGGGATGAACGATACTGTTAAGCCTCTTACGCTGCTGCTCATCATGAAAAATGATCGACCCTAATTTTCCTCTGTCAATCGATCCATCTTCAAGCAGGACTTGTTCACCGAAATGGGAAATAATTTCATTATAAGCTTCTTCTCCTTTTTCGACAGCTAAACGCGCTTCTACATCTGCATCAATGACTGTAATACCTTTTTCAATTAAGATGGAGGAAACAGTAGACTTTCCACTTGCAATTCCTCCAGTTAGGCCGACAACTATAGACATCTCATTTCCCTTTCTTACATTATATTTTCCAAATCCCAATTAGTATTAGTAGTATCCCTGGTACAAAGGAAAATTTCTGTACCCAATCACTTTTAGAGAAAACGGCCCCTACTTTTCGGCCCATATATACAAACAGTGAACTCATGACAGCCACTGTTATCGCTAGATAATATGGAGAATAGCCTAACATGGCTGCACCAATCCCAGCTCCGAAAGCATCAAGGGATAACGCAAGACCTAGCATTAATGCCTCAATCCCCGTTATCGTACCCGACTTATCAAAATCTGCAGCCATTGGTTTTTGTAAAATTTGAATAACTAAACCAAGCGATTTAATTTCAAAATTGACAATCGTTTTTTCATGTGGAAGTACATCTCTGGACTTTCCCGAACGGAAAAATTGAAAAAGCACCCATGCTCCTAGTCCAATAAGTATGATTCCCCCAACACTTTCCGCAAAAGCAGGTGAAAAAAAACCAATAATAAAACGACCGATTGTCATCGCAATCACT from Bacillus sp. DTU_2020_1000418_1_SI_GHA_SEK_038 includes these protein-coding regions:
- the speD gene encoding adenosylmethionine decarboxylase — translated: METMGRHVISELWGCDFEKLNDMDFIERTFVDAALKSGAEIREVAFHKFAPQGVSGVVIISESHLTIHSFPEHGYASIDVYTCGDLDPSIAANYIAEALGAETCENIEIPRGMGPVQVKQAQANAL
- a CDS encoding replication initiation and membrane attachment family protein encodes the protein MVQHWQEMLPIDRYAVASSGLLHEYDRKVLTFLYQPLIGTTCFSLYMTLWSELEENRLWSSSNTHHSLMNFMDLGLNDIYRARIKLEGIGLLKVYEKKDEDSRSFIYELIPPLTPEQFFLDGMLNIFLYKKIGKNQFSRLKRFFSEDKVNSKENYQEVTKSFQDVYMTSHMNYITYDLEAEQSLTASEGQEFIARNEQDPIQINHDTFNFTLLEAGLNESLISKAAFTKKVKGAISNLAFLYGIDPIQMKNIVMSAITEENEINIENLRKSARDWYQFQHQDQLPSLVDRVQPIAERTQLKDPETKEGKLLRALEVSSPRQVLKDLSGGAEPSKADLKIIEDVMFNQKLLPGVVNVLIQFVLLKSDMKFTKGYVEKIASHWARKQIKTAKEAMELAKNEHRQYIEWGDGSKKRASSSSAKKKPIRTEMLPDWFEETGAPDLASVNKDHDEDIQLKKRELQETLKKLRSGKGAE
- the dnaI gene encoding primosomal protein DnaI, which codes for MERINDTLKRLAGKEDFQKRYEKQRRETLNHPDVKAFLKSHEDELTGNIIEKSMAKLYEYSNQSKECNRCPSLDGCVNFMKGYHPKLVIGRGSIELHYDKCPRKVMDDEKRKNEKLIQSLYVPRDILEASFDSIYEDDERIDAVQKAASFIMNYKPDSRQKGLYFYGKFGVGKSYLLGVIANELAKKEVSSMIVYVPELLRELKSSIADSTLNEKIETIKKVPVLMFDDIGAETMSSWTRDEVMGPILQFRMLESLPTFFTSNFDFQGLEHHLSYSQRGEEEKMKARRIMERIRYLAEPVVVEGRNRRV
- the coaE gene encoding dephospho-CoA kinase (Dephospho-CoA kinase (CoaE) performs the final step in coenzyme A biosynthesis.); this translates as MSIVVGLTGGIASGKSTVSSILIEKGITVIDADVEARLAVEKGEEAYNEIISHFGEQVLLEDGSIDRGKLGSIIFHDEQQRKRLNSIVHPAVRKRMVWKKEQAIANGENLVILDIPLLFESKLTYMVDKTILVFVDEDVQLDRLMKRNQFTKADAMARINSQMPLKEKVQLADAVINNNGTIMETEQQLIEILKKWNAI
- the nrdR gene encoding transcriptional regulator NrdR, with amino-acid sequence MKCPSCQNNNTRVLDSRPVDDYRSIRRRRECEACGYRFTTFEKVEEIPLIVVKKEGTREEFSRDKILRGLIKACEKRPVALKELEEITSSVEKELRSNGVSEIPSEAVGEMVMDRLAKIDDVAYVRFASVYRQFKDINVFIDELKELIKKEKE
- the ytaF gene encoding sporulation membrane protein YtaF, with the translated sequence MMHTISLLILAFAVSLDSFSVGLTYGLRKMSIPLKSIGIIAFCSAIALVIAMTIGRFIIGFFSPAFAESVGGIILIGLGAWVLFQFFRSGKSRDVLPHEKTIVNFEIKSLGLVIQILQKPMAADFDKSGTITGIEALMLGLALSLDAFGAGIGAAMLGYSPYYLAITVAVMSSLFVYMGRKVGAVFSKSDWVQKFSFVPGILLILIGIWKI
- a CDS encoding glyceraldehyde-3-phosphate dehydrogenase gives rise to the protein MKAKIAINGFGRIGRMVFRKAILDDKLDVVAVNASYPAETLAHLIKYDTNHGRFEGEVIPEDGALIVNGKRVQLLSNRNPQELPWKELNIDIVIEATGKFNSRDKAALHLEAGAKKVILTAPGKNEDVTIVMGVNESALNIAEHDIISNASCTTNCLAPVAKVLDEQFGIENGLMTTVHAYTNDQNNIDNPHKDLRRARACAQSIIPTSTGAAKALTLVLPHLKGKLHGMALRVPTPNVSLVDLVVDLKSDVTVDQVNAAFEQASEGALKGILDITDEPLVSIDFNTNPHSAIIDGLSTMVIGTNKVKVLAWYDNEWGYSCRVVDLTKYVAQELRKSSAVNVG